In Paenibacillus sp. FSL M7-0420, a single genomic region encodes these proteins:
- a CDS encoding ASCH domain-containing protein, producing the protein MTLTPEIAKYWDSYLVKHPEAADKFDSAWAFGDNPRLADELLDLVLSGIKTGTAQNYELIEAQGLAMPFTGGLSILLDSQGQPRAIIETTKVEVVPFAEVTAEFAYSEGEDDRSLESWRYEHEVYFTRELQREGKPFNPDMRVVCETFQLVHINNDL; encoded by the coding sequence ATGACATTAACCCCGGAAATTGCAAAATATTGGGATAGTTATCTGGTGAAGCATCCGGAAGCGGCAGACAAATTCGACAGCGCCTGGGCATTCGGCGACAATCCCCGGCTGGCAGATGAGCTGCTGGATCTGGTTCTGAGCGGAATCAAGACAGGAACCGCGCAGAATTACGAGCTGATTGAAGCACAGGGGCTGGCCATGCCTTTTACAGGCGGGTTATCCATCCTGCTGGACAGTCAGGGGCAACCGCGTGCGATCATCGAAACAACGAAGGTGGAGGTCGTTCCGTTCGCTGAGGTAACCGCTGAATTTGCATACTCCGAAGGGGAGGATGACCGCAGCCTCGAATCCTGGCGCTACGAGCATGAAGTGTACTTCACCAGGGAGCTGCAACGTGAGGGCAAGCCCTTCAACCCGGATATGCGGGTGGTCTGCGAGACCTTCCAGCTGGTGCATATCAACAACGACTTGTAA
- a CDS encoding IS4 family transposase, which produces MNAYANSLKDRLTSLIREMAAAPAPYVRNPGKDFTRTKKLPFEMVMQTLIFMGGNSLYKELLESQGYDVNTATSSAFVQQRNKILPSAVESLFHTFTASHTEFKDYRGYRLLAIDGSDLHIATDPADPLTYSQSQPHSKGFNLLHLNAAYDLCNRIYVDAILQPRKLRNEGRALSTMVDRSPIQGNVIVLADRGLESYNTFAHLERKGWKYVIRVKDLHSNGILSGLHLTFEGAFDQEIHLTLTKKRTKAFRDHPEIYKILPATSSFDFLDMQKNLFYPISFRVVRFLLPSGDYETVITNLPAAEFSPDELRELYHLRWGIETSFRALKYTIGLTHFHAKKQESITQEIFARMILYNFAEMITSHVVISQKDKRHLYQVNFTVAVHVCRHFLRSKGDGPPPDVEALIRKNMLPIRLTRPGQRNTRRIRSKSAISFVYRVA; this is translated from the coding sequence ATGAATGCTTATGCAAATTCGCTGAAAGACAGACTGACATCTCTCATCCGTGAGATGGCGGCTGCCCCCGCGCCTTACGTCAGAAACCCGGGAAAGGATTTTACCCGAACGAAAAAACTACCCTTTGAAATGGTTATGCAAACCCTGATCTTTATGGGCGGCAACAGCCTCTATAAGGAACTGTTGGAATCGCAGGGCTATGACGTTAACACCGCAACTTCTTCTGCTTTTGTTCAGCAAAGAAATAAAATTTTGCCGTCTGCGGTCGAATCTTTGTTTCACACCTTTACCGCGTCCCATACGGAATTCAAGGATTATCGAGGCTATCGATTATTGGCCATTGACGGTTCCGATCTGCATATTGCAACAGATCCTGCGGACCCGTTGACCTATTCTCAAAGTCAGCCCCACTCGAAAGGCTTTAACCTTCTGCACTTGAACGCTGCTTATGACCTCTGTAACCGGATTTACGTGGACGCCATCCTTCAACCTCGAAAGCTGCGCAACGAAGGAAGGGCGCTGTCCACGATGGTGGATCGGTCCCCTATTCAGGGGAACGTCATTGTGTTGGCGGATCGAGGATTGGAAAGCTACAATACGTTCGCGCATCTGGAACGGAAAGGATGGAAGTACGTCATACGGGTCAAGGATTTGCATTCGAATGGCATTCTTTCGGGCTTGCACTTGACCTTTGAAGGGGCGTTTGATCAGGAGATTCACCTGACGCTGACTAAAAAACGAACGAAAGCGTTCAGGGATCACCCCGAAATCTATAAAATTCTTCCGGCCACCTCTAGCTTTGATTTTCTGGACATGCAAAAGAACCTGTTTTACCCGATTTCCTTTCGGGTGGTTCGTTTCCTCCTGCCCAGTGGCGATTATGAAACCGTCATTACCAATCTACCGGCTGCTGAATTCTCACCGGATGAACTCCGGGAACTGTATCACCTGCGATGGGGGATTGAGACCTCTTTCCGGGCCTTAAAATACACCATCGGTCTGACCCATTTTCACGCAAAGAAGCAAGAGTCCATTACCCAAGAGATATTCGCAAGAATGATCCTCTACAATTTCGCTGAAATGATTACCTCGCACGTAGTCATTTCCCAAAAGGATAAACGGCACCTCTACCAAGTCAACTTCACGGTGGCCGTTCACGTCTGTAGACATTTCCTGCGCTCCAAGGGCGATGGACCCCCGCCTGATGTGGAAGCTTTGATTCGCAAAAATATGTTGCCGATTCGTCTCACCCGTCCTGGGCAAAGGAATACACGCAGAATACGTAGCAAATCCGCCATTAGCTTCGTCTACAGAGTAGCATAA
- a CDS encoding NUDIX hydrolase, translating to MEPKWLTWAKEIQGIAQTGLTYAKDVYDIERYQALRELSVDILANYTYESKERIRLSFAGEGGYSTPKVDIRGVIFQDDKILLVHEKLDGKWALPGGWADIGLSPSEVAVKEIAEESGYQAEAVRLLAVLDKKFHQHPPEPYHVYKMFILCRITGGEAAGGVETSGAGFFAEDALPELSEERNTAEQLHTLFQYLHHPEKEVILD from the coding sequence ATGGAACCGAAATGGTTAACCTGGGCCAAAGAAATTCAAGGGATTGCCCAGACAGGACTGACGTATGCCAAGGATGTATATGATATTGAGCGTTATCAGGCGCTGCGGGAGCTGAGCGTGGATATCCTGGCGAACTATACGTATGAGAGCAAGGAGCGTATCCGGCTCTCCTTCGCGGGCGAAGGCGGGTATAGCACACCTAAGGTGGATATCCGGGGAGTAATTTTTCAGGATGATAAAATTCTGCTCGTACACGAGAAGCTCGACGGAAAATGGGCACTGCCCGGAGGGTGGGCGGATATCGGCCTGTCACCAAGCGAGGTAGCGGTGAAGGAGATCGCTGAGGAATCCGGCTACCAGGCGGAAGCGGTCCGTCTGCTTGCCGTGCTGGATAAGAAGTTCCATCAGCATCCCCCGGAGCCGTACCATGTCTACAAAATGTTCATCCTCTGCAGAATTACCGGCGGGGAAGCGGCGGGTGGTGTGGAGACGAGCGGTGCGGGTTTTTTTGCCGAGGATGCATTGCCCGAATTGTCTGAAGAGCGCAATACGGCGGAGCAGCTGCACACCCTTTTCCAATATTTACATCATCCCGAAAAAGAAGTAATATTGGACTAA
- a CDS encoding PH domain-containing protein — MAIFNGLLGNATQVELGEVQREYGRILAPDEKIERAYKLVRDMFIFTDKRLILVDKQGMTGKKTEYHSVPYKSITHYSVETAGHFDLDAELCLYISGAGLPLKKTFNKSVDIYEVQAVLSQYILK, encoded by the coding sequence ATGGCGATTTTTAACGGATTGCTGGGCAATGCGACCCAGGTCGAGCTGGGAGAGGTGCAGCGGGAATACGGACGGATTCTGGCTCCGGATGAAAAGATTGAGCGCGCTTATAAGCTGGTCCGGGACATGTTTATTTTCACAGACAAGCGGCTGATTCTTGTAGACAAGCAGGGGATGACCGGCAAGAAAACCGAATACCACTCTGTTCCTTACAAAAGCATCACCCATTACTCTGTGGAGACGGCGGGGCATTTCGACCTGGATGCGGAGCTGTGCCTGTATATCTCGGGCGCGGGGCTGCCACTGAAGAAAACCTTCAATAAGTCGGTCGATATCTATGAGGTGCAGGCTGTGCTGTCGCAATATATTCTGAAGTGA
- a CDS encoding dipeptidase has product MSYETYFQAEREAQLTELKQWLAIPSISALSSHKEDINTAAGWLVETLKRAGLENIELHPTAGHPVIYADYLHAPGKPTILVYGHYDVQPVDPLNLWTTPPFEPEIRDGKLYARGATDDKGQVFMHIKAIEAILKQEGTLPVNIKLCIEGEEEIGSVNLPPFLETNQDKLAADAVLVSDTSLLERGRPAICTGLRGLCSMEVTVNTALTDLHSGSYGGGVPNALHALVSLLSTLHDDKGRVSVEGFYEGVPALSPLLREEFAKQGVDEDKIRTALGLEQLYGEEGYTFVERVGARPTLELNGVYGGFQGEGSKTVIPKEAHAKITCRLVGDQDPQHILDAVEAHLKAHIQSGAKVQVKQMEKARAFNIDPSHPILQTAADAYGKVYGTRALFTKDGGSIPIMESFARILKAPVVLMGFGLDDENLHAPDEHFNLENFDKGLLTLVEFLKTV; this is encoded by the coding sequence ATGTCATATGAAACTTACTTTCAGGCTGAGCGTGAAGCCCAGCTCACCGAACTCAAGCAATGGCTGGCGATCCCCAGCATTTCAGCCCTGTCCAGCCACAAGGAAGATATCAATACCGCAGCCGGCTGGCTGGTAGAGACCCTGAAGCGTGCGGGCCTTGAGAATATCGAGCTGCACCCTACTGCCGGTCATCCGGTGATCTATGCAGACTACCTTCACGCTCCCGGCAAGCCGACCATTCTGGTCTACGGCCATTATGATGTACAGCCGGTTGACCCGCTGAACCTGTGGACTACGCCTCCGTTTGAACCGGAGATCCGTGATGGCAAGCTGTATGCGCGGGGCGCTACAGACGACAAGGGCCAGGTATTCATGCATATCAAAGCCATCGAGGCTATCCTGAAGCAAGAGGGCACTCTGCCGGTCAATATCAAGCTCTGCATCGAAGGGGAAGAAGAGATTGGCAGTGTCAACCTGCCGCCATTCCTCGAAACGAATCAGGACAAGCTTGCGGCAGATGCCGTTCTCGTCTCGGATACCTCTCTGCTGGAACGCGGACGCCCAGCCATCTGCACCGGGCTCCGTGGTCTCTGCTCGATGGAGGTCACCGTGAACACCGCCTTGACTGACCTGCACTCCGGCTCCTACGGCGGCGGCGTTCCCAATGCGCTGCATGCGCTGGTGTCGCTGCTGAGCACCCTTCACGATGACAAGGGCCGCGTATCTGTAGAAGGCTTCTACGAAGGCGTACCTGCCCTGTCCCCGCTGCTGCGCGAAGAATTCGCCAAGCAAGGCGTGGATGAAGACAAAATCCGGACCGCCCTCGGCCTGGAGCAATTGTATGGCGAAGAAGGCTACACCTTCGTGGAACGGGTCGGCGCGCGTCCAACGCTGGAGCTGAACGGCGTATACGGAGGCTTCCAAGGCGAAGGCAGCAAGACAGTCATCCCGAAGGAAGCCCATGCCAAGATTACCTGCCGCCTGGTCGGCGACCAGGACCCGCAGCATATCCTGGATGCCGTTGAAGCCCATCTGAAGGCCCATATCCAGAGCGGCGCCAAGGTTCAGGTGAAGCAGATGGAGAAGGCGCGTGCCTTCAACATCGATCCGTCGCACCCGATCCTCCAGACCGCTGCCGATGCTTACGGCAAGGTCTACGGCACCCGCGCCCTCTTCACCAAAGACGGCGGCTCCATCCCGATCATGGAGAGCTTCGCCCGCATACTGAAGGCACCGGTCGTCCTGATGGGCTTCGGACTCGATGACGAGAACCTGCACGCTCCGGACGAGCACTTCAACCTGGAGAACTTCGACAAAGGCCTGCTGACCCTGGTCGAGTTCCTGAAGACCGTCTAA
- a CDS encoding aldolase catalytic domain-containing protein, with amino-acid sequence MKTNHSKIVDCTIRDGGLVNNWDFSIEFVQKLYAGLNEAGVDYMEIGYKNSPKLLKGAEGAGPWRFLNDDFLRKVIPQKGHTKLSALVDIGRVDENDILPRSESMLDLIRVACYSKDVDKALQLVQTFHDLGYETTINIMALSNVMENELLEAFEQIRESVVDVVYIVDSYGSLDHNDFHYLVEKFKTHLPEKRLGVHTHNNLQLAFSNTLIAAEKGVELLDASCYGMGRAAGNCPTELLVTHLKNTNYTLRPVLDIVENLMIPLREKEEWGYIIPYMITGTLDEHPRSAMALRSSADKDKAVDFYDTLTTPEVNFGDK; translated from the coding sequence GTGAAGACTAATCATAGTAAAATTGTCGATTGTACCATCCGTGATGGGGGATTGGTAAATAACTGGGATTTCAGTATTGAATTTGTTCAGAAATTATATGCCGGACTGAATGAAGCCGGTGTTGATTATATGGAAATCGGATATAAGAACTCGCCGAAGCTGCTCAAAGGGGCAGAGGGTGCAGGCCCTTGGCGCTTTTTGAATGATGACTTCCTGCGCAAGGTCATTCCGCAAAAGGGGCATACGAAGCTGTCGGCTCTGGTCGATATCGGCCGGGTGGACGAGAATGATATTCTGCCACGCAGCGAGAGCATGCTTGATCTGATCCGTGTGGCTTGTTATAGCAAGGATGTGGACAAGGCCCTTCAGCTGGTGCAGACATTCCATGACCTGGGCTATGAGACGACCATTAATATTATGGCCCTGTCCAATGTGATGGAGAATGAGCTGCTGGAAGCCTTCGAGCAGATCCGCGAGAGCGTGGTTGATGTGGTCTATATCGTGGATTCTTACGGCAGCCTGGATCATAATGACTTTCATTACCTGGTAGAGAAGTTCAAGACACATCTGCCGGAGAAGCGGCTTGGTGTGCATACCCACAACAATCTTCAACTGGCCTTCTCCAATACGCTGATTGCAGCTGAGAAGGGGGTAGAGCTGCTGGATGCTTCCTGTTATGGAATGGGCCGCGCCGCAGGCAACTGTCCTACAGAGCTGCTGGTTACCCATCTGAAGAATACGAATTATACGCTCCGGCCTGTTCTGGATATCGTTGAGAACCTGATGATCCCTCTGCGGGAGAAGGAAGAGTGGGGCTATATCATTCCGTATATGATTACAGGAACGCTGGACGAGCATCCCCGCTCGGCAATGGCGCTGCGATCTTCGGCCGATAAAGATAAGGCGGTTGACTTCTACGACACACTGACAACACCCGAGGTCAATTTCGGGGACAAATAA
- a CDS encoding TRM11 family SAM-dependent methyltransferase: MNIPASVEPIYIYTYAHSPDETSLCGMELRCLFGREIPPAIFASGVEVDVSRSPFIKERIDVMYEGDTLPEIYKQTEQVEVTGRSFKVIFVKTNDLAPEHKIEYGERRVIEREIGLRIEGEADVNHPELVYGIVTLGGRWYFGPYHKNNATWFRQMHKPRSYSIALSTRVARAAVNMAVPRIPGVKLIDPCCGIGTVMVEALSMGIDVVGRDINPLIAAGARTNIAHFGFESEVTLGDIADIEEHYDAAIVDMPYNLYSRITPEEQFAILSHTRRIADRVVIVAIEAVDEMIAAAGFTIVDRCVARKGAFSRHLMLCE, translated from the coding sequence ATGAATATACCTGCAAGTGTTGAACCGATATATATTTATACGTATGCCCATTCACCGGATGAGACCTCGCTGTGCGGGATGGAGCTGCGCTGCCTGTTCGGCCGGGAGATCCCTCCGGCTATATTTGCAAGCGGGGTAGAGGTGGATGTCAGCCGCAGTCCTTTTATCAAAGAGCGGATTGATGTGATGTACGAAGGGGACACGCTCCCGGAGATCTACAAGCAGACGGAGCAGGTAGAGGTTACAGGGCGGAGCTTCAAGGTTATTTTTGTGAAGACTAATGATCTGGCTCCTGAACATAAAATCGAATACGGTGAGCGCAGAGTGATTGAGCGGGAAATCGGCCTGCGGATTGAGGGAGAGGCGGATGTGAACCATCCGGAGCTGGTGTACGGGATTGTAACGCTCGGCGGACGCTGGTACTTCGGCCCTTATCATAAGAACAATGCCACCTGGTTCCGGCAGATGCACAAGCCCCGCAGCTACTCCATAGCGCTCAGTACACGGGTAGCCCGGGCGGCGGTCAATATGGCGGTTCCGCGCATACCCGGTGTGAAGCTGATCGATCCCTGCTGCGGAATTGGCACAGTTATGGTGGAAGCTCTGTCGATGGGAATTGATGTCGTCGGCCGTGATATTAACCCGCTCATTGCTGCTGGTGCACGGACGAATATCGCCCATTTCGGCTTCGAGAGTGAGGTCACGCTTGGAGATATTGCAGACATTGAGGAGCATTACGATGCGGCTATCGTGGATATGCCCTATAACCTGTATTCCCGGATTACCCCCGAAGAGCAGTTTGCGATTCTGAGCCATACGCGGCGGATTGCGGACAGAGTGGTCATTGTAGCGATTGAGGCGGTGGATGAGATGATTGCTGCGGCCGGTTTTACGATTGTAGACCGTTGTGTGGCGCGAAAAGGTGCGTTCTCCCGTCATCTGATGCTGTGCGAGTAG
- a CDS encoding putative bifunctional diguanylate cyclase/phosphodiesterase has translation MRQEERKTIHAAILGAVLFLLIQIFRTPLGRIEDKDLLMAFYLILGCCTVAFGFAIFAQGWLLFANSLSKARLYTSALFLGVSIFDFLHVLGFVGIPGITSYISPEQALWLLTFSRLASALGIMLIFSREDQLVGNGVKGKVFRNAFVVILLCLAVFGLGNLIVSGLADEPWAETARDLMNMAILFVYLLGAAIIIYPGKSEKSASLLIIIRSLVFFSLAQVFFMNLFSVGELDYLFGMLSSAAAYYLLLTGVYRLTIEEPFQENQQAEARINYLAYHDELTGLPNRRRLMQRMEEVVLQSEQDKSRGFAGLVIMNINHFKNINDSLGHYAGDLLLQLVARRIGDEVRVNEELFSMGADEFAFLMTERTGLENCLVRAGELLRLFETPVGLESGEYHISLSLGVSIYPGDGDTAEQLIQNADTAVHNAKEQGVEIRRYIPAMQMKAKERLKLENDLRRALERGEFYLVYQPQVLLETEEIVGMEALLRWNHPKRGLVSPVDFIPIAEESGLIVPIGEWVLKTACMQNKMWQDAGYHPICVSINLSMRQFLQPNLAGKIDAILKDIGLDPCYVDLEITESMTLDKETAFDQLNRLKRLGVCISIDDFGTGYSSLHYLKNMPIDRLKIDRSFVSDVMEDSNNAAIVSTITSMAHHLKLKVTAEGVENKEQLHFLRQQHCHEAQGYLFSKPVKAAEFEQSFLKPLLEMPS, from the coding sequence ATGAGACAAGAAGAGAGAAAGACGATTCATGCGGCTATTCTGGGGGCTGTGCTATTCCTTCTGATCCAGATTTTTCGTACACCGCTGGGCCGAATCGAGGACAAGGATTTACTGATGGCCTTTTACCTTATTTTGGGCTGCTGTACTGTCGCGTTCGGTTTTGCGATTTTTGCCCAGGGCTGGCTGCTGTTCGCCAATAGTTTATCTAAGGCCAGACTGTACACCTCTGCATTGTTCCTGGGGGTGAGCATTTTTGATTTCCTGCATGTACTGGGGTTTGTAGGTATTCCCGGAATCACCTCGTATATCAGCCCGGAGCAGGCCTTATGGCTCCTGACGTTCTCCCGGCTGGCCAGTGCACTGGGGATTATGCTTATTTTCAGCAGAGAAGACCAGCTTGTAGGAAACGGCGTCAAGGGGAAGGTGTTCAGGAATGCTTTTGTGGTGATTCTGCTGTGTTTGGCTGTGTTTGGTCTCGGCAACCTGATTGTCTCCGGGCTGGCGGACGAACCATGGGCAGAAACGGCAAGAGACCTGATGAATATGGCGATACTGTTCGTCTATTTGCTGGGTGCTGCGATTATTATCTATCCTGGCAAAAGCGAAAAGTCAGCCTCTCTGCTGATTATTATCCGTTCCCTTGTGTTCTTCTCACTGGCTCAGGTCTTCTTCATGAATCTGTTCAGTGTCGGAGAATTGGATTATCTCTTCGGGATGCTCAGCAGCGCAGCGGCCTATTATCTTCTGCTGACCGGAGTCTACAGATTGACGATTGAGGAGCCATTTCAGGAGAACCAGCAGGCGGAAGCGCGGATTAATTATCTGGCGTACCACGATGAGCTGACAGGTCTTCCGAACAGACGCCGCCTGATGCAGCGCATGGAAGAGGTGGTGCTCCAGAGTGAGCAGGACAAAAGCCGCGGCTTCGCCGGGCTGGTCATTATGAACATTAACCACTTCAAGAATATCAATGACTCTCTTGGCCATTATGCAGGAGATCTGCTGCTGCAACTGGTCGCCCGGCGGATCGGGGATGAGGTTAGAGTCAATGAAGAGCTCTTTAGTATGGGAGCGGACGAGTTTGCTTTTCTGATGACGGAGCGGACGGGTCTGGAGAATTGTCTGGTCCGGGCGGGTGAGCTGCTGCGCCTGTTCGAGACACCGGTAGGCCTGGAGTCGGGCGAATACCATATTTCGCTGAGTCTGGGGGTAAGCATCTATCCCGGGGATGGAGATACGGCAGAGCAGTTGATACAGAATGCAGACACGGCGGTGCACAATGCCAAGGAGCAGGGGGTGGAGATCCGCCGCTATATTCCGGCTATGCAGATGAAGGCGAAGGAACGTCTCAAGCTGGAGAACGATCTGCGCCGGGCGCTGGAGCGGGGGGAGTTCTATCTGGTCTATCAGCCCCAGGTACTGCTTGAGACAGAAGAGATTGTCGGCATGGAGGCGCTGCTGCGCTGGAACCATCCCAAACGCGGCTTGGTCTCTCCGGTGGATTTCATTCCTATCGCTGAAGAGAGCGGGCTAATTGTCCCCATTGGGGAATGGGTGCTTAAGACGGCCTGTATGCAGAATAAAATGTGGCAGGATGCCGGCTATCATCCGATTTGCGTGTCCATTAACCTCTCGATGCGCCAGTTCCTGCAGCCCAATCTGGCCGGCAAAATTGATGCCATCCTGAAGGATATCGGTCTAGATCCCTGCTATGTGGATTTGGAGATTACCGAAAGTATGACCCTGGACAAGGAGACCGCCTTCGACCAGCTGAACCGCCTCAAAAGACTTGGCGTATGCATCAGCATCGATGATTTCGGCACAGGCTACAGCTCGCTGCATTATCTGAAGAATATGCCGATTGACCGCTTGAAGATCGACCGTTCCTTCGTATCCGATGTCATGGAGGACAGCAACAATGCCGCGATTGTCTCTACGATTACCTCGATGGCCCACCATTTGAAGCTCAAGGTCACCGCTGAAGGTGTGGAGAACAAGGAGCAGCTGCACTTTCTGCGCCAGCAGCATTGCCATGAGGCCCAGGGGTATCTGTTCAGCAAGCCGGTGAAGGCGGCCGAATTCGAACAGTCCTTCCTGAAGCCTCTGCTGGAAATGCCGTCGTGA
- a CDS encoding FeoA family protein, giving the protein MALTSCSLLRLQPGSTGSIQRIEGMNPILRRRLADLGVSEGVMIRLKGKGPFMGPITLECNGQLFAIRRKEASMIEVKVS; this is encoded by the coding sequence ATGGCTCTAACATCCTGCTCCTTGCTGCGTTTGCAACCAGGCTCTACCGGCTCCATTCAAAGAATCGAAGGCATGAACCCTATCTTGCGCCGCCGGCTAGCAGATCTGGGAGTATCTGAGGGTGTAATGATCCGTCTCAAGGGCAAAGGGCCGTTCATGGGTCCGATTACGCTTGAATGCAACGGTCAGCTATTTGCTATCCGGCGGAAGGAAGCATCTATGATAGAGGTGAAGGTCTCATGA
- the abc-f gene encoding ribosomal protection-like ABC-F family protein — translation MIISCQNIQKYHGAQLVLSDVTFDIRQGEKIGLIGRNGCGKTTLFHLLSGEESPDQGQLSIRRGSVIGLLAQIQEVNESDTVYAVLQRSFAEQLGWQRRLRELEQEMSSSGAGEDEQAWNRLLKEYGTLQEKFEAAGGYELEASIQRVASGLGIGTEQYDRRFSSLSGGEKTKVGLAELLLRRPDILLLDEPTNHLDMEAIEWLEQFLQSYDGTVLAISHDRYFLDAVVKKVIEIEDGEAFTFHTNYSGYQVEKEARLLQQFADYQEQQKKIKQMQESIKRLIEWGNRSNPPNPSFHRRAASMQKALDRMVKVKRPILERKSMDLQLQQEDRTGNQVVILDRISKSYGERRLFSAASDILRYGETTALIGGNGAGKSTLLKIILGQETPDSGSCTLASRAVVGYLAQEAVPEEGGHSVLRYFREEAGLEEGEARGQLARFLFYGSDVFKSITNLSGGEWTRLRFAILMHKRPNLLILDEPTNHLDIDSREALEEALEEFPGTVLAVSHDRYFINRCFGKLWHIDGGRFSSFPGNYEYYKEKQAEAARRQEVIQPEPSGVGISKTRTASGRAEASPSGPASPNRKPRPAASWEQDIAAAEAQLALIDAEMLDPQLSSNAEKLAGLQGMRDAAQQKLDDLYSGWLSEAD, via the coding sequence ATGATTATCTCATGCCAAAATATCCAAAAATACCACGGTGCCCAGCTCGTCCTGAGCGATGTCACCTTCGATATCCGCCAAGGCGAAAAAATCGGCCTGATCGGCCGCAACGGCTGCGGAAAAACCACCCTCTTCCACCTGCTGAGCGGGGAGGAAAGCCCGGACCAAGGGCAGCTCTCCATCCGCCGGGGCAGCGTCATCGGTCTGCTTGCCCAGATTCAGGAGGTGAACGAGAGCGACACAGTCTATGCCGTACTTCAGCGCAGCTTCGCGGAGCAGCTCGGCTGGCAGCGCCGCCTGCGGGAGCTGGAGCAGGAGATGTCTTCCTCCGGTGCGGGCGAAGACGAGCAGGCCTGGAACCGGCTGCTTAAGGAATACGGTACCCTTCAGGAGAAGTTCGAGGCCGCAGGCGGCTATGAGCTGGAAGCCTCGATCCAGCGTGTAGCCTCAGGGCTGGGGATTGGAACGGAGCAATACGACCGCCGCTTCTCCTCCCTCTCCGGCGGGGAGAAGACCAAGGTGGGGCTGGCCGAGCTGCTGCTGCGCCGTCCCGACATCCTGCTGCTCGATGAGCCGACCAACCATTTGGACATGGAGGCTATTGAGTGGCTGGAGCAATTCCTGCAGAGCTATGACGGCACGGTACTGGCGATCTCCCATGACCGTTACTTCCTGGATGCCGTGGTGAAGAAGGTCATCGAGATTGAAGACGGGGAGGCCTTCACCTTCCATACGAACTACAGCGGCTATCAGGTAGAGAAGGAAGCCAGGCTGCTTCAGCAATTCGCTGACTATCAGGAGCAGCAGAAGAAGATCAAGCAGATGCAGGAGAGTATCAAACGGCTGATTGAATGGGGCAACCGCTCCAATCCGCCGAACCCTTCCTTCCACCGCCGTGCGGCGTCCATGCAGAAGGCGCTGGACCGGATGGTCAAGGTCAAACGCCCGATCCTGGAGCGCAAGTCCATGGATCTGCAGCTCCAGCAGGAGGACCGGACCGGCAACCAGGTCGTCATCCTGGACCGGATCAGCAAGTCTTACGGGGAGCGCAGGCTTTTCTCGGCCGCCAGCGATATTCTCAGATACGGTGAGACCACCGCACTGATCGGCGGCAACGGAGCAGGCAAAAGCACCCTGCTGAAGATCATCCTTGGCCAGGAGACACCGGACAGCGGGAGCTGTACGCTCGCTTCCAGAGCTGTCGTTGGTTATCTGGCCCAGGAAGCTGTGCCGGAGGAGGGCGGCCACTCCGTGCTGCGGTATTTCCGCGAGGAGGCCGGACTTGAAGAAGGCGAAGCCCGCGGCCAGCTGGCCCGCTTCCTCTTCTACGGCAGCGATGTCTTCAAAAGCATCACCAATCTCTCAGGAGGAGAATGGACCCGGCTGCGCTTCGCTATTCTGATGCACAAGAGGCCGAATCTGCTCATTCTGGATGAGCCGACCAACCATCTGGATATCGATTCCCGCGAAGCGCTGGAGGAAGCGCTGGAGGAGTTCCCCGGCACCGTGCTGGCGGTATCCCATGACCGTTATTTCATCAACCGTTGCTTCGGCAAGCTCTGGCATATTGACGGCGGACGGTTCTCCTCCTTCCCGGGCAACTACGAGTACTATAAGGAAAAGCAGGCCGAAGCCGCCCGGCGGCAGGAGGTCATCCAGCCGGAACCTTCCGGGGTCGGCATTAGCAAGACCCGCACGGCAAGCGGGCGGGCAGAAGCATCCCCCTCCGGCCCTGCCAGTCCGAACCGCAAGCCGCGTCCGGCGGCTTCGTGGGAGCAGGACATTGCCGCAGCGGAAGCGCAGCTTGCTCTTATCGATGCCGAGATGCTGGACCCGCAGCTGTCGAGCAATGCAGAGAAGCTGGCCGGGCTGCAAGGAATGAGAGATGCTGCACAGCAGAAGCTTGATGACCTGTATAGCGGCTGGTTAAGCGAAGCGGACTGA